The following is a genomic window from Thermodesulfobacteriota bacterium.
AAGATGATATTGACGCCCGGTTTCAACCCGGAGAGGGTATACCCGGTGAACAGGCCGAAGCCGTCAATGTTCAGTTCGACAAGACGCATAAGGGTTACGGAAAAAAAAGGTCTATCAGTTGGCGTTGCGCCAGCGCCATTATGCGGCGGCAGGCCTCTTCATCCGGCAGGCTGATCTCTTTTCTGATCCCGGGCGTGGCGAATTCGCCGGCCAGTGACTGGATCAGGCGGCTGCTTTCCGCCGGGTTGTCGTCATATCCGCGGATGGTCCGGAAAACTTCCGCCGGAAAATCGTTTCCCCGGGCCACGGCGGCCAGGTCGATATCGGGCAGGGTTTCGGATTCGATGCGGTCAATGTGGTAAAACCGGGTTCCCGCCCGGAGTTCATTCATCCGGCGGGCCAGGTCCGAGAGATCTTCTTCTTTGCTCAGGTGCTGGTGCAGCGGTGTCCGCCCTCTCAGGACGACCCGCGTCAGGCAGTCGGCCTCCGTCGCGGGGTTGCTGTCGCCGATGGCCTCTTCGATTTTGTCCGGAACCTCGGTCAGGGCCTCTATATCCGACAGGTCCACGGACACGGTTTCAAAACGGATGGCGCAGGTGGGGATGACCGAGATGACCGGCTGCCGTCCGGTTTCCAGGACCACCCGGCAGCAGCCCTTGAGCCCCGGTTCCCCGAAATCCCGGCCCTGGGGATTGCCGGGATAGACGATGGCCGGGTCGGCCTGACGGACGATCCGCTGCTTATGAACGTGGCCCAGGGCCCAGTAGTCAAACCCCTTGTCCATGACATCGTCCACGGCAAAAGGGCTGTAAGGGGCATGGGGTCCGGCCGGGCCGACGGTGGCGTGGAGCAGGCCGATGGAAAAGGGCGCCGGGTCTTCTGTTTTCCGGAAAAGGAGTACGGGGTTGTCGGCGCTTTTCCCGCCGTCAAAACTGAGTCCGTGGATATCCGCCAGGGGACGGCCGTCTTTGGAAAAGGTGACGGTCTCCGGCCGGGCCGGGGAGAAGCAGTGCACGTTCCCGGGCAGGGGAATTTCCCTGAGCCAGTCGTCGGCGGGGTCATGGTTGCCGAAGGTCAGGTAAACCGGGATACCCGCTTCAGCCAGACGCCCCAGTTCCTCGGCAAAACCCAGTTGCGCCGACAGGCTCCGGGTCTCTCCGTCAAAGGTGTCGCCGGCGATCAGCAGAAAGTCCGCCGGTTCCCGGAGACAAAGGTCCACCACCCGTCGGAACGCCTGAAAAGTGGACTGTCTCAGGCGGTCGGCCAGATCGGCGTCGATTTCGGACAGTCCTTTGAAGGGCGTGTCCAGATGGATATCGGCCGTATGGATAAAGGTGACCCGCGGCATAAAATCGGAAATTCCCGTGCGATGGTTGACCGGGCGCCAAACAGCCGGTTATGCCCCACCATAAAGAAAAAACCGGGGAAGGTCAATGGGGGAGGGGTGCAAGGTACAAGGTTTAAGGTGCAAGATTTAAGGGGTTCAGGGGGGCCGGAAGGGGCCGCAGTACATAAGCCAGCCAGTCGTCTCCGGAATTGAGGGCTGAACGACTGGCTGCAGCGTGAACGACCGTCAGGCCCAGCTCCCGCCACAACTCATCCAGAAGCGTTTTTTCCCAGAAATAAAAGGTCCGGCCGAAGGCATCGGATTTCAGGCCGCGGCCCTGCTTCAGGGAAACATAAGAGATGCCTGAAGGCGTCAGCGCCCGCAGGATGTTCTGAAGCACACCGGCCAGCCGCCCCTGGGGAACATGCACCAGGGAGCCGCATGCCATGACGGCATCAAATGAGAAACGGGAGAAATCATATTGTTCAAAATCGCCCGTGATAACGTCACATCCCGCGTGCGCTGCGGCCAGTTTTGCCAGGCCGGGCGAGCGTTCAAAGCCCGTGACCCGGAAGCCCCGTTCTTTGAGCCACAGCAGATCCCGTCCGGAGCCGCAGCCGATGTCAAGCACAGTCGCGTCCTTGGCCAGGTTGTCGATCAGCGGGGTCAGAAACGGGGCAGGATTAATGGCAACGGTCCGTTTGAAGTATTCCCGGAAATGGTTTTGGTAAAAGTCGGTTCCGTCCTGATTCAAGGCAAGGATCTTTCCGCGCCGAAGGCGCTGTTTTGCCCGACCTGCCGTCCGGCGCTTTGATTAAAGTCGATACACAGGCCATGTCGGGGAAGGTGTCGCCAGGTTACTTAATTATTCAAAGTCCGTAATTTTACCGCGGTTTTGTTTTAATCGGCTCTGGCGGATTTTCGTTTCCCGGATACGCCGCCGGGAAGCGGCCGTGGGGCTTGTTTTCCGGCGAACGACTGGCCTGACCGCTGCCTGGCGAATCAGGGCCGTCAGCCGGTCGACGGCGTCCTGGCGATTCCGCGGCTGATCACGGAACCGCCGGGCCTCGATGATCAGGATGCCGTCATCCGTGATCCGCCGGCCGGACAGGCGGATCAGCCTGGCCCGGGTTTCCTCCGGCAGGGAAGGAGAACGGCGGACGTCAAACCGGAGCTGGACCGCCGAAGAGACCTTGTTGACGTTCTGGCCGCCCGGACCCGAGGCGCGGATGAACTTGAAATCCAGTTCCGCCTCGGCGATGGTGATATGATCGGTGACAAAAATCATTTTTTTAGAATAAAGCACTTTTCCCAGGCCGTCAATTGCCGTTAAATTAAAGATTGACATATAAACGGTCCCATCTTTAAATAACAAGTAGAGCGACAGACGTATTCCTTTTTTTCATAATTTCATTTTCTTGGGTTCCAATGACAGAGAGCAAAGCGGAAAGCAGGAGCGGAGTTACCGTCGAAAGTCTTCTTGACTATTTCATGACGCTTTACAAGCTTACCCTGGGTGTCCCGCGAGACGCCGTGTCGCAGATCGTTGAGGTGGAGCCCAGCCGCCAGTATCCCAAGCTGATCACCTATGATCTGATCGTGGAGTACAATAAAGACAAAACCTCGCGGCGGGTGACCGTCGGCCCTATCGCCGAGGAAACAGGCAGCCAGAGCACCTGTTTTTTCGCGATTTACGACAGCAAGCTGGTCATTAAAATTCCGCCCAGGCCGATAACTGATTTTGAGGAATATATCCGCTGTATCGTCCGGGACAGAAAAATTGTCGATACGTTAAAGCCGCGGGAATGCCTGATACCGGGCGTTTCCATGATCCTGGATAAGATTTACAAGTTTCCCCGCATCAATGAACTCAAGGGGGATCAGCGGGAGGACGCCTATTTTGAATGGTTGAACTTCAATCAGGAATACCAGCGGTATCTCAAAATAGGAGGCGGCTTTGTTTTTTTCATGGACCTTTCCAAATATATGTTTCTGGCGGACGTTCTGCAGCTTTTCCACGGCCTGGGCACTAAAGTCCAGGAAGAGATCACCCGCGATCATTCGATATTGGACAATTTTGAGAAATTCGAGGGCCGGTACGGCATTGAAAACACTCAGGTCGGGGTGGACCTGAAGGGCGTTTACAAAATTTTCAATGAGAAGGCGTCCCGTTTGATGACCGACACCGGCGCCGCTTCATCCGACATGCTGTACAAGATGCAGGAATGGTTTTTTCACACCATCAGCGGTAAACCCATAGACCAGAGTGAACAAAAGGTCAGCGAAGAGCGGGCGCCGGGGGTAAATCAGCTGTTGAGCCGGATCGTGGAGGGAAACCGGGAGGTCATTGACAGATACAGGGCCATGGTCGTCGATTATCTGAAATCAAAACGATATTTTCAGAACAGAAAATATAAAGAAGGCGTCGTGGCCAACGTTATCGAGTTGCTGGCCTGGCTCAAGGGAAAAGGCGTTGCCGTCAGGGACATTAAACCGGACAATCTGCTCCTTGACGGCGACATGGACAATTATCCCGCTTTTCTGGCCACACCGGAACGGTTTTCCATCGGGCTGATCGATTTTGAAACGTCGGTGATATTCGGTACGGAAACTCCGGAGGAGATTGAACAGCCGTTTCTGGGCGGCACTTCTCTTTATGCCACCCCGCTGCATATGTTCAATAACAGACTGCTGCTCGCTTTTTACAAGGACCTGCGTCCGGCATATTATCTTCAGGACTGGTATTCTGTCGTGGCCATGATCTACCGGCTGCTGACCGGCGAGACTTTATTTTCTAAAACTTCCCCGCTCTTCCATGAGGCGGCGGCCAGGCTCAAGGCGGCCAAAAAGGAAGGCCGGCCGCCGGAATCGGTTGTCCCCGAGATTAACGCCATGTTCTGGAAAAGCGCCGTTTCGGAATTTGAGGCCCGGATGGAGCGGAAACGGGAGGCGCTTCAGTTTTTGAGGACCACCCTTGTCGACCCGGCGCGGGAGATGTTCAAGACTGAACTGAACGCGGAGAATAAGCGAACGGGACAGGAGATCCGCCGCCTGATCGAGCGCCAGACCCTGTTCAAGACCAGGGAGCACCGTGAACAGCTTCTGGCCGTTACCCCCGAGCAACTCGACCAGTTGATTAAAAAGGCGCAGGGAGGTCCGGATGCGGCGGGCCAGGTGGCCCCGCCGCTGGCCCAGTCCCTGGGGCAATTGAAGCGGATTCAGAAGCTGAAAATCCAGGTTTTGAAGAACCGGGAGATCATGAACCGGCTCAAGACAGAGGAAGAGGATTTTTCCGTTTATGAATTGCTGACGTTCATGTTCAACCGAGTGGTACACTTTATGGACGTCAGACAATTGCCGGTTCAATCCGGATAAGAGGGGCGTCATGAGTCCTGCCAGTGAGCAAGCGGTATCCATTCTGCGCCATACCGGCAACATGCAGTGGTACGTCGTGCCGCTGCTGATTTTTGTCATTTACGCCTACATCACCGAGATCGAAAGGAAAAACTGGCCGGCGGTGACCCTGGGCATTGCCTTCTGGGCCGGGGAATTCATCTGGGAGATGTTCAACGCCCTGGTGCTGAAGATCAACGGCTGGGCGCCCATGTGGAGCACGCCGGGCGGTAATTCCGCTTACGTGATTTATGTCGGACTGAACATCGAAATTGCCTTCTTTTTTGCCGTGGCCGCTCTTCTGGTCATCAAGGCCCTGCCTGCGGACCGGTCCCTGAAGATTCTGGGCCTTCCCAACCGACTGGTGATCCCAATGATGATGGGCCTGGCGTCAGTGTTCGTGGAGGTCCTGCTGAACCGGGCCGGTTTGCTGGTATGGGACAATGTCTGGTGGCAATGGCCTAATATCTGGCTGATCATTGCGGCTTACTGCCTGCCGTTTTTAGTGGTGGCCTGGTGCCACGATCATCTGACCTTGAAGGCCAAAACCATCGCCGCCGTCGGGCTGCCCGTCCTGGCGGTGACTTGTCATCTCATCTTTGCTACCTGGCTTTCCTGGATTTAAGGCAGAGCCATTTCCGGCACCAGGTTTTTCGGTTTTCGTCCTTCCAGGGCGGCGATGACGTTTTCCGCCGCCATGACGGCCATGTTCGACCGGGTTTCAACCGTGGCCGAACCGATGTGCGGCAGCAGAACGACGTTGTCCATGCTCATCAAAGCATTGGTGATGGCCGGCTCCCGTTCATACACATCCAGGCCGGCGCCCTTGAGCCGACCCGACAATAGCGCTTCGACCAGGGCAGCTTCGTCGACGATTTCCCCCCGGGCGGTGTTGATCAGACAGGCGCCGGGCTTTATTTTCTCAAAAGTCGCCCGGTTGAACAGATGCCGGGTCTCGGCGGTCAGAGGCGCGTGGATGGAGATGATATCGGCGCGGCCGAGCAACTCATCAAAGGAACAGTAACTTGCCGCCAGCCGCGTTTCCGTTTCTTTATTCAGGGGGCGGCGATTGTGGTAGACAACGGACATGCCGAAGGCGCGGCTTTTTTCCGCCAGTGACCGGCCGATCCGGCCCATACCGACAATTCCCAGGGTCCGGCCCGCCAGTTCATCCCCGAGCAGCAGCAGCGGATCCCAGCCGATAAATTGGCCCCGGCGGGTGAACCGGTCGGCCGTGAGAATCCGGCGGGTCAGCGTGATGATCAGGGCAAAGGCCAGTTCGGCGGTGGCGTTGGTCAGCACCCCGGGGGTGTTGGTCACCATGATGTTTCTTTCCCGGGCGGCCGCGATATCGATGTTGTTGTAGCCGACGGCGTAATTGGCGACGATTCTCAGCCGTCTGCCATGGTCCAGAATGTCGGCGTCAATGCGGTCGGACAGGAGGCAGACCAGAGCGTCGGCCCGGCTGACCCCCTGCCTCAATGTCTGCCGGTCAATAGGCTCGGGCTTTTCAAACACGCTCACGCTGAAACGGTCCCGGAGCAGTTTCAGCCCCGATTCCGGCAGCGTGCGGGTGATAAAGACGGTCGGTTTCATTGTTGAGCTCCTTATTTTCACCTTTCGATTGGCAGGAGCAAATCAGACGCATGGTCCTTTGTAAAGCAGATATTTTTTAAGGATTTAAGGTTCAGGGTTTAAGGGTTAAGGTGTACCTTGCCCCGGGATCTTACACCTTAAACCCTGCACCTTGAACTCTATACCCTGAATCTTAAACCCCGCCCGTATTGCCAGCACAAACCTTTCCATGCTATACCAGTTCCAAATCAACACCCTATTATTAT
Proteins encoded in this region:
- the arfB gene encoding alternative ribosome rescue aminoacyl-tRNA hydrolase ArfB, giving the protein MIFVTDHITIAEAELDFKFIRASGPGGQNVNKVSSAVQLRFDVRRSPSLPEETRARLIRLSGRRITDDGILIIEARRFRDQPRNRQDAVDRLTALIRQAAVRPVVRRKTSPTAASRRRIRETKIRQSRLKQNRGKITDFE
- a CDS encoding class I SAM-dependent methyltransferase — protein: MNQDGTDFYQNHFREYFKRTVAINPAPFLTPLIDNLAKDATVLDIGCGSGRDLLWLKERGFRVTGFERSPGLAKLAAAHAGCDVITGDFEQYDFSRFSFDAVMACGSLVHVPQGRLAGVLQNILRALTPSGISYVSLKQGRGLKSDAFGRTFYFWEKTLLDELWRELGLTVVHAAASRSALNSGDDWLAYVLRPLPAPLNPLNLAP
- a CDS encoding D-glycerate dehydrogenase yields the protein MKPTVFITRTLPESGLKLLRDRFSVSVFEKPEPIDRQTLRQGVSRADALVCLLSDRIDADILDHGRRLRIVANYAVGYNNIDIAAARERNIMVTNTPGVLTNATAELAFALIITLTRRILTADRFTRRGQFIGWDPLLLLGDELAGRTLGIVGMGRIGRSLAEKSRAFGMSVVYHNRRPLNKETETRLAASYCSFDELLGRADIISIHAPLTAETRHLFNRATFEKIKPGACLINTARGEIVDEAALVEALLSGRLKGAGLDVYEREPAITNALMSMDNVVLLPHIGSATVETRSNMAVMAAENVIAALEGRKPKNLVPEMALP
- a CDS encoding DNA repair exonuclease, whose amino-acid sequence is MPRVTFIHTADIHLDTPFKGLSEIDADLADRLRQSTFQAFRRVVDLCLREPADFLLIAGDTFDGETRSLSAQLGFAEELGRLAEAGIPVYLTFGNHDPADDWLREIPLPGNVHCFSPARPETVTFSKDGRPLADIHGLSFDGGKSADNPVLLFRKTEDPAPFSIGLLHATVGPAGPHAPYSPFAVDDVMDKGFDYWALGHVHKQRIVRQADPAIVYPGNPQGRDFGEPGLKGCCRVVLETGRQPVISVIPTCAIRFETVSVDLSDIEALTEVPDKIEEAIGDSNPATEADCLTRVVLRGRTPLHQHLSKEEDLSDLARRMNELRAGTRFYHIDRIESETLPDIDLAAVARGNDFPAEVFRTIRGYDDNPAESSRLIQSLAGEFATPGIRKEISLPDEEACRRIMALAQRQLIDLFFP